A region of Myxococcus stipitatus DSM 14675 DNA encodes the following proteins:
- a CDS encoding DUF2007 domain-containing protein encodes MKYCARCGSEYRDDVERCEGCPSHPPLVSAEEMHSRGLPLPHELDRRVFVRAATTDNPLMVEVFAELLEERDIPVFIRAGRSGVVDKLTTGNLLPWWEILVPEGEQERAALLVERERAQEAATNDEAVRAAEEEERETEPDASPPPSP; translated from the coding sequence CTGCGCCAGGTGCGGCTCGGAGTATCGGGATGACGTCGAGCGATGCGAGGGCTGTCCAAGCCACCCGCCGCTGGTCTCCGCCGAGGAGATGCACAGCCGGGGGCTTCCCTTGCCGCACGAGCTGGACCGGCGCGTCTTCGTGCGCGCCGCCACGACGGACAACCCCCTGATGGTGGAGGTGTTCGCGGAGCTGCTCGAGGAGCGGGACATCCCGGTGTTCATCCGCGCGGGGCGCTCCGGCGTGGTGGACAAGCTGACCACGGGCAACCTGCTGCCCTGGTGGGAGATCCTGGTGCCCGAGGGAGAGCAGGAGCGCGCCGCCCTCCTCGTGGAGCGGGAGCGGGCCCAGGAAGCGGCCACCAACGACGAGGCCGTCCGCGCCGCCGAGGAAGAGGAGCGGGAGACGGAGCCCGACGCCTCGCCTCCGCCCAGCCCGTGA
- a CDS encoding N-acetylmuramoyl-L-alanine amidase-like domain-containing protein produces MTWAVVLAASLLTQAAPLAAARQPTRANGWAGLDASAFSSLVAESTDAPLPQRLLSMSERFVNTPYVLSPLGEGSGVDPDPTFRLDAVDCLTFVEQSLALGLAQAEPEVAPLLEHIRYAQSPTYEDRNHLMEAQWLPNNVRKGFLLDVTRRWGGSDVVEATKTLTASTWQSRSSQSLQLPKSRQPVGTYTFDMIPLERVQAHARDIPSGTILVVLREDLPFKATRMTHLGFVVQRKGRTYLRHASRGGYNRVVDEDLETFLLRNSRYAKWKVTGVSLFEVHRPDATMLGRAP; encoded by the coding sequence ATGACGTGGGCGGTGGTCCTGGCCGCCTCGCTCCTCACGCAGGCGGCCCCCCTCGCGGCGGCGCGACAGCCCACGCGGGCCAACGGCTGGGCCGGGCTGGACGCGAGTGCGTTCTCCTCGCTGGTGGCCGAGTCCACGGACGCGCCGCTGCCGCAGCGGCTGTTGTCGATGAGCGAGCGCTTCGTCAACACGCCCTATGTCCTGTCTCCCCTGGGCGAGGGCTCCGGCGTGGACCCGGACCCGACCTTCCGCCTGGACGCGGTGGACTGCCTCACCTTCGTCGAGCAGTCGCTGGCGCTGGGGCTGGCGCAAGCCGAGCCGGAGGTCGCCCCGCTGCTCGAGCACATCCGCTACGCCCAGTCGCCGACCTACGAGGACCGCAACCACCTCATGGAGGCGCAGTGGCTGCCCAACAACGTCCGCAAGGGCTTCCTGCTCGATGTGACACGTCGGTGGGGCGGCTCGGACGTGGTGGAGGCGACGAAGACGCTGACGGCCTCGACGTGGCAGTCGCGCTCGTCGCAGTCGCTCCAGCTCCCCAAGTCGCGGCAGCCGGTGGGCACCTACACGTTCGACATGATTCCGCTCGAGCGGGTGCAGGCCCACGCGCGGGACATCCCCTCGGGCACCATCCTCGTGGTGCTGCGCGAGGACCTTCCCTTCAAGGCCACGCGCATGACGCACCTGGGCTTCGTGGTGCAGCGCAAGGGCCGCACCTACCTGCGCCACGCGTCGCGCGGCGGCTACAACCGCGTGGTCGACGAGGACCTGGAGACCTTCCTCCTGCGCAACTCGCGCTACGCGAAGTGGAAGGTCACCGGGGTGAGCCTCTTCGAGGTCCATCGCCCCGACGCGACGATGCTCGGCCGCGCGCCCTGA
- a CDS encoding HEAT repeat domain-containing protein: protein MLPSVLPARILLLVTLLLSPVALAAQGSAAKRTERRNDSERAIQAVIQGGAVPAAVSRLRYLGEEPHAADVITDALRRVLEDRVRRNLVAVLAGLDTRAAEPALVRLAGDGDSTVRMYAAQGLARLNSRNVQVLLPLLNDKSSGVRRDAAKALGASHNPKVGKPLMAAAKAEQELEVRAAMLAAVGESGDKKQVKPLKEYLTSDSESTRFAAARGLCRLGAPEGFAFANKLLSAEDRFVRRQGLELFEGVPAKKSSVAIKPLLEDKDRGLAAGAARVLFQGGDASMLDWLVLASWKAKGEEKLAYEKELETLQLQDDRRKAILRRAGVAQ, encoded by the coding sequence GTGCTCCCGTCCGTCCTGCCCGCCCGCATCCTGCTGCTGGTCACCCTGCTCCTGTCCCCCGTGGCCCTGGCCGCGCAAGGCTCCGCCGCGAAGCGGACCGAGCGCCGCAATGATTCGGAGCGCGCCATCCAGGCGGTCATCCAGGGGGGCGCCGTCCCCGCGGCCGTCTCCCGCCTGCGCTACCTGGGTGAGGAGCCCCACGCCGCCGACGTCATCACCGACGCCCTGCGTCGCGTGCTGGAGGACAGGGTCCGCCGCAACCTCGTGGCCGTGCTCGCGGGGCTCGACACGCGCGCCGCGGAGCCCGCCCTGGTCCGCCTGGCGGGCGACGGCGACAGCACCGTGCGCATGTACGCCGCGCAGGGCCTGGCGCGCTTGAACAGCCGCAACGTCCAGGTGCTGCTCCCCCTGCTGAACGACAAGAGCAGCGGGGTGCGCCGCGACGCGGCCAAGGCGCTGGGGGCGTCGCACAATCCCAAGGTGGGCAAGCCGCTGATGGCGGCCGCCAAGGCGGAGCAGGAGCTGGAGGTCCGCGCCGCCATGCTCGCCGCCGTGGGAGAGAGTGGCGACAAGAAGCAGGTGAAGCCCCTCAAGGAGTACCTGACCAGCGATTCGGAGAGCACGCGCTTCGCGGCCGCGCGCGGCCTGTGCCGCCTGGGCGCGCCGGAGGGCTTCGCCTTCGCCAACAAGCTGCTGAGCGCGGAGGACCGCTTCGTGCGCCGGCAGGGGCTGGAGCTGTTCGAGGGTGTCCCCGCGAAGAAGTCGAGCGTGGCCATCAAGCCGCTGCTGGAGGACAAGGACCGAGGGCTGGCCGCGGGCGCCGCGCGCGTCCTCTTCCAGGGCGGCGACGCGTCCATGCTCGACTGGCTGGTGCTGGCCTCGTGGAAGGCGAAGGGCGAGGAGAAGCTGGCGTACGAGAAGGAGCTGGAGACGCTCCAGCTCCAGGATGATCGCCGCAAGGCCATTCTGCGAAGGGCGGGCGTGGCGCAATGA
- a CDS encoding DUF4398 domain-containing protein encodes MKKLTVLVAVAGALAACGPVKSTANILDAEVQIQAARTAGADKLAPYEWTAANLYLSKAREEVGYSDYQAGVDFAVKASRFANEAREKAMSEAGSADTSERSPNP; translated from the coding sequence ATGAAGAAGCTGACGGTGCTGGTGGCAGTGGCGGGGGCGCTCGCCGCGTGCGGCCCCGTGAAGTCCACCGCGAACATCCTGGACGCGGAGGTCCAGATTCAGGCCGCGCGCACGGCCGGGGCCGACAAGCTGGCCCCGTACGAGTGGACCGCCGCCAATCTGTATCTGTCGAAGGCGCGCGAGGAGGTCGGCTACTCCGACTACCAAGCGGGCGTCGACTTCGCGGTGAAGGCCTCCCGCTTCGCCAACGAAGCACGTGAGAAGGCCATGTCCGAGGCGGGCAGCGCCGACACCAGCGAGCGGAGCCCGAACCCGTGA
- a CDS encoding OmpA family protein, translating to MTRPSLAALLTFLLAAGCVSGSKIRADTQVLAADVERARRSGALRCAPVELATAEAHLDFAKGELSQGNSGRAASHVRTADDAVDRALAMSKSCGPRQVMVRERPEPQQPQTPVATKETPQQQVVVRIEETDNDGDGVLDKDDPCPDQAEDKDGFQDQDGCPDPDNDNDGVLDANDKCPQDAGVAENQGCPAEAPKDRDGDGVFDNADKCPDQPEDKDGFQDEDGCPELDNDNDGIVDTADKCPNETGSMQNMGCPDKDGDGVNDGQDKCIDEPEDKDGFQDEDGCPDLDNDADGLADAQDKCPNEAGPPENSGCADKDTDNDGVVDRLDACVSDPGTKEERGCPKQYKNVVIKKDRIEIKKQILFGSGSAKIIGKQSTAILEDVAQALRDAPWIHKLRIEGHTDSMGKDETNLKLSQKRADAVMAQLLRRGIDPGRMEAVGYGETRPIAPNTTKAGRAQNRRTEFNVVQQ from the coding sequence ATGACGCGTCCTTCCCTTGCAGCGTTGCTGACGTTCCTCCTCGCCGCGGGCTGTGTGAGCGGCAGCAAGATTCGCGCGGACACCCAGGTGCTCGCGGCCGACGTCGAGCGGGCCCGCCGCAGCGGTGCCTTGCGCTGCGCCCCGGTGGAGCTGGCCACGGCGGAGGCCCACCTCGACTTCGCCAAGGGTGAGCTGAGCCAGGGCAACAGCGGGCGCGCCGCCTCGCACGTCCGCACGGCCGACGACGCGGTGGACCGCGCGCTGGCGATGTCGAAGAGCTGTGGCCCGCGCCAGGTGATGGTGCGCGAGCGCCCGGAGCCCCAGCAGCCTCAGACGCCCGTGGCCACGAAGGAGACCCCGCAGCAGCAGGTGGTGGTCCGCATCGAGGAGACGGACAACGACGGCGACGGCGTGTTGGACAAGGACGACCCGTGTCCGGACCAGGCCGAGGACAAGGACGGCTTCCAGGACCAGGACGGCTGCCCGGACCCGGACAACGACAACGACGGGGTGCTCGACGCCAACGACAAGTGCCCGCAGGACGCGGGCGTGGCGGAGAACCAGGGCTGCCCGGCGGAGGCGCCCAAGGACCGTGACGGCGACGGCGTCTTCGACAACGCGGACAAGTGCCCGGACCAGCCCGAGGACAAGGACGGCTTCCAGGACGAGGACGGCTGCCCGGAGCTGGACAACGACAACGACGGCATCGTCGACACCGCGGACAAGTGCCCCAACGAGACGGGCTCCATGCAGAACATGGGGTGCCCGGACAAGGACGGGGACGGCGTCAACGACGGTCAGGACAAGTGCATCGACGAGCCGGAGGACAAGGACGGCTTCCAGGACGAGGACGGTTGCCCGGACCTGGACAACGACGCGGACGGTCTGGCGGATGCGCAGGACAAGTGCCCGAACGAAGCGGGCCCGCCGGAGAACAGCGGGTGCGCGGACAAGGACACGGACAACGACGGCGTGGTGGACCGCCTCGATGCGTGCGTGAGCGACCCGGGCACGAAGGAAGAGCGCGGCTGCCCGAAGCAGTACAAGAACGTCGTCATCAAGAAGGACCGCATCGAGATCAAGAAGCAGATTCTCTTCGGGTCCGGCTCCGCGAAGATCATCGGCAAGCAGAGCACCGCCATCCTCGAGGACGTGGCGCAGGCGCTGCGCGATGCCCCGTGGATCCACAAGCTGCGCATCGAGGGTCACACCGACTCGATGGGCAAGGATGAGACGAACCTGAAGCTGTCGCAGAAGCGGGCCGACGCGGTGATGGCCCAGTTGCTGCGGCGGGGCATCGACCCGGGTCGGATGGAGGCGGTGGGCTACGGAGAGACGCGCCCCATCGCGCCGAACACGACCAAGGCGGGCCGCGCGCAGAACCGGCGCACGGAGTTCAACGTCGTCCAGCAGTAG
- the truD gene encoding tRNA pseudouridine(13) synthase TruD has protein sequence MTTDSEWPRLTADVPGCGGAFKLVPEDFEVEEIPAYLPSGEGEHLYLWVEKRGRDTREVVRALSAALGVSEDDVGVAGMKDRQAVTRQLLSVPARGEPKLGDFSLEGVQVLWAKRHGNKLRTGHLRGNRFRLRLRGVRDVGAARETFSRLSASGVPNYFGEQRFGRAGDNADLGRMLVLGQRLPKRPERFQRKLYLSAFQSRIFNRALADRVRAGTLSTALLGDVLRKEETGGLFVCEAPEVDGPRVASFEVSPAGPLFGPKMTAAGGEVAEVEARLLVGEGVTLDDFKRGGGETEGGRRPYRVRLGSPELTPDGEDLWLTFELPRGSYATEVLHELLKDD, from the coding sequence GTGACGACGGATTCAGAGTGGCCGAGGTTGACGGCGGATGTGCCGGGGTGTGGGGGGGCCTTCAAGCTGGTCCCCGAGGACTTCGAGGTCGAGGAGATTCCGGCCTACCTCCCGTCGGGCGAGGGTGAGCACCTCTACCTCTGGGTGGAGAAGCGAGGCCGCGACACGCGTGAGGTCGTTCGCGCGCTGTCCGCCGCGCTGGGCGTGTCCGAGGACGACGTGGGCGTCGCGGGCATGAAGGACCGGCAGGCCGTCACGCGTCAGCTCCTGTCGGTGCCCGCGCGCGGCGAGCCGAAGCTGGGCGACTTCTCGCTGGAGGGCGTGCAGGTGCTGTGGGCCAAGCGGCACGGCAACAAGCTGCGGACGGGCCACCTGCGCGGCAACCGTTTCCGGCTGCGCCTGCGAGGCGTGCGTGACGTGGGCGCCGCGCGAGAGACGTTCTCCCGCCTGTCCGCGAGCGGGGTTCCCAACTACTTCGGTGAGCAGCGCTTCGGCCGCGCGGGCGACAACGCGGACCTGGGCCGGATGCTCGTGCTGGGACAGCGGCTGCCGAAGCGGCCGGAGCGGTTCCAGCGCAAGCTGTACCTCTCTGCTTTCCAGTCGCGCATCTTCAACCGGGCCCTCGCGGACCGGGTGCGCGCGGGCACGCTGTCCACCGCGCTCCTGGGCGACGTGTTGCGCAAGGAAGAGACGGGCGGCCTGTTCGTGTGCGAGGCGCCGGAGGTGGACGGGCCTCGCGTGGCTTCCTTCGAGGTGAGTCCCGCGGGGCCGCTGTTCGGCCCCAAGATGACGGCGGCGGGGGGCGAGGTGGCCGAAGTCGAGGCCCGGCTGCTCGTGGGCGAGGGTGTCACGCTGGATGACTTCAAGCGCGGCGGTGGCGAGACGGAGGGAGGGCGCAGGCCCTACCGCGTGCGCCTGGGCTCGCCCGAGCTGACTCCGGATGGCGAGGACCTGTGGCTCACCTTCGAGCTGCCTCGGGGCTCGTACGCCACCGAGGTCCTCCACGAGCTGCTCAAGGACGACTGA
- a CDS encoding DUF4388 domain-containing protein: MTQRFRIDAGQLVPEDRQSPSPLTGRSGTYALMPTSPDLLVFSRGPSEGGAIAAPRVVLSGDAAGFPLSDLMAFLSQSRWSGIIRVHSPAGERSVTFRDGEVRGASSDDPSDRLGEVLVRLGYVDRAQVEAALRGQPPSKVGRALVEKGLLKAHDLFKCVTHQVSEIFHAIVLCREGSFFLIDQPVDDKASHSIQLSTQSLLMDSIRKIDEMAHFRKRIPHGRLYVARKRASDGKLEEDEDRVLGLLDGRRTILELGHAARLSEFDITKVVYRLLEGGFASVTDKPLLVPAGPVPTPVGLTAAQPREAEPGQAAAGGVPAVDPRPVARVFNFIFREIRDEVAKQGMDREFIAAANAALAGQGLSSSPVLEGLAFQADGSLAEAKLMEAFEQHRAQLGSEPMASFKQALSDVMFFLLFQAGELLESRADEDLARRVKELLATLEGP, from the coding sequence ATGACGCAACGGTTCCGCATCGACGCGGGGCAGCTCGTCCCCGAGGACCGCCAGAGCCCGTCTCCATTGACGGGGCGCTCGGGGACGTACGCGCTGATGCCCACGTCCCCGGACCTCCTGGTCTTCTCACGAGGCCCCTCCGAGGGCGGCGCCATCGCCGCGCCGCGCGTGGTGCTCTCCGGCGACGCGGCGGGCTTCCCGCTGTCGGACCTGATGGCCTTCCTCAGCCAGTCGCGGTGGAGCGGCATCATCCGCGTCCACTCGCCGGCGGGAGAGCGCTCCGTCACCTTCCGCGATGGAGAGGTGCGGGGCGCGTCGTCGGATGACCCGTCCGACAGGCTGGGCGAGGTACTCGTGCGCCTGGGCTATGTGGACCGCGCGCAGGTGGAAGCCGCGCTGCGAGGCCAGCCTCCGTCCAAGGTGGGCCGGGCCCTGGTGGAGAAGGGCCTGCTGAAGGCGCACGACCTCTTCAAGTGCGTCACCCATCAGGTGAGCGAGATCTTCCACGCCATCGTGTTGTGCCGGGAGGGGAGCTTCTTCCTCATCGACCAGCCGGTGGACGACAAGGCGAGCCACTCCATCCAGCTCTCCACGCAGAGCCTGCTGATGGACAGCATCCGGAAGATTGACGAGATGGCGCACTTCCGGAAGCGCATCCCGCACGGCCGGCTGTACGTGGCGCGCAAGCGGGCCTCGGACGGGAAGCTGGAGGAGGACGAGGACCGCGTGCTGGGGCTGCTGGATGGCCGGCGCACCATCCTCGAGCTGGGCCATGCCGCCCGGCTGTCCGAGTTCGACATCACCAAGGTGGTGTACCGGCTGCTCGAGGGGGGCTTCGCCTCCGTGACGGACAAGCCGCTGCTCGTGCCCGCGGGGCCTGTGCCCACGCCGGTGGGGCTGACGGCCGCGCAGCCCCGTGAGGCGGAGCCGGGACAGGCCGCGGCGGGTGGAGTGCCGGCGGTGGACCCTCGCCCCGTGGCGCGGGTGTTCAACTTCATCTTCCGGGAGATTCGCGACGAGGTGGCCAAGCAGGGGATGGACCGCGAGTTCATCGCCGCCGCCAACGCCGCGCTCGCCGGACAGGGCTTGTCGTCGTCCCCCGTGCTGGAGGGCCTGGCCTTCCAGGCGGATGGCAGCCTGGCCGAGGCGAAGCTGATGGAGGCCTTCGAGCAGCATCGCGCCCAGTTGGGAAGCGAGCCGATGGCCTCCTTCAAGCAGGCGCTGAGCGACGTGATGTTCTTCCTGTTGTTCCAGGCCGGTGAGCTCCTGGAGTCGCGCGCGGACGAGGACCTCGCCCGCCGTGTGAAGGAGCTCCTGGCGACGCTCGAGGGGCCGTGA
- a CDS encoding thioredoxin domain-containing protein, which produces MLLSCWKRVIPLLAAVALTGWGCKNPEGSAPTSTPAPAPAPAPAAPPPPVEPAAAASDPSAVLSGIPGMDFSSLSSTSKRELATVLSDEFCYCGCPHTLGACLKSHTGCRHAKRMARVAARMVSEGSPGTEVIIQLSQYYGSFREQRSQFKVDERMCMGSASAPVTVVEFSDFECPYCAKARPILEGFAKKNASQVRFCYLPFPLSMHVNAVPAAQAALWARDQGKFWQMHDALFEQQENLKPEALPALAKKLGLDGDKLAAVLKSDAYKQELEGFRAQGRAAGLSGTPSVYFNGRSVDLSFVQEELLQHSLEDELEWQSNKNAWAAD; this is translated from the coding sequence GTGCTCCTCTCCTGCTGGAAGCGTGTCATTCCCCTGCTGGCCGCCGTCGCGCTGACGGGCTGGGGTTGCAAGAACCCGGAGGGCTCCGCGCCCACCTCGACTCCGGCCCCCGCGCCGGCTCCGGCTCCGGCCGCGCCGCCTCCCCCCGTGGAGCCCGCGGCCGCCGCGTCGGACCCCTCGGCGGTCCTGTCGGGCATCCCGGGCATGGACTTCTCCTCGCTGTCCTCGACGTCCAAGCGGGAGCTGGCCACCGTCCTCAGCGACGAGTTCTGCTACTGCGGCTGTCCGCACACCCTGGGCGCCTGTTTGAAGTCGCACACTGGCTGCCGCCACGCCAAGCGGATGGCTCGGGTGGCCGCGCGCATGGTGTCCGAGGGCAGTCCCGGCACCGAGGTCATCATCCAGCTGTCGCAGTACTACGGCTCGTTCCGCGAGCAGCGCTCGCAGTTCAAGGTGGACGAGCGCATGTGCATGGGGAGCGCGTCCGCCCCCGTGACGGTGGTGGAGTTCTCCGACTTCGAGTGCCCGTACTGCGCCAAGGCCCGCCCCATCCTGGAGGGCTTCGCGAAGAAGAACGCGTCCCAGGTGCGCTTCTGCTACCTGCCGTTCCCCCTGTCCATGCACGTCAACGCGGTGCCCGCGGCGCAGGCCGCCCTGTGGGCCCGGGACCAGGGCAAGTTCTGGCAGATGCACGACGCCCTCTTCGAGCAGCAGGAGAACCTGAAGCCCGAGGCGCTTCCCGCCCTGGCCAAGAAGCTGGGCCTGGACGGGGACAAGCTGGCGGCGGTGCTGAAGTCGGACGCGTACAAGCAGGAGCTGGAGGGCTTCCGCGCCCAGGGCCGCGCCGCCGGACTCAGCGGCACGCCGTCGGTGTACTTCAACGGCCGTTCGGTCGACCTGAGCTTCGTCCAGGAGGAGCTGCTCCAGCACAGCCTGGAGGACGAGCTGGAGTGGCAGTCCAACAAGAACGCCTGGGCCGCCGACTGA
- a CDS encoding asparaginase: MPRVLLLHTGGTLGMAGGRPSALRPAAFFKTLKARVPELFQLADIELQLFSNLDSSEMQPELWQRMATHLHQQLPHFDGAVVTHGTDTLAYTASALSLMLRNPPCPVVLTGSQRPLGEVRSDARLNLIDAVLSALEGPREVTICFDSHLYRGNRARKVKVAEYDAFDSPNCPVLGTLGVDATFEPGLRAKGPFRLFEKLDPRVLLLKVYPGLDPALPLQLLPHVRGLILEAYGAGNFPIDPELGRSFMPLFTQARERGVPVVVVSQAHRNGVDLSLYESGAAALAQGVMGGADMTPSAALVKLMQGLAYHPRSPEALARFIQTPVAGELTVGRPTVEPPARGKRGSTRRTKAE; the protein is encoded by the coding sequence ATGCCCAGAGTCCTGCTCCTCCACACCGGTGGCACCTTGGGGATGGCCGGTGGCCGTCCCTCCGCGCTGCGCCCCGCCGCCTTCTTCAAGACGCTCAAGGCCCGTGTGCCGGAGCTCTTCCAGCTCGCCGACATCGAGCTGCAGCTGTTCAGCAACCTGGACAGCTCGGAGATGCAGCCGGAGCTGTGGCAGCGCATGGCCACCCACCTCCACCAACAGCTCCCCCACTTCGACGGGGCCGTGGTGACCCATGGCACGGACACGCTCGCCTACACGGCCAGCGCGCTGTCGCTCATGTTGCGCAACCCACCCTGCCCCGTGGTGCTGACGGGCTCGCAGCGGCCGCTGGGCGAGGTGCGCTCGGACGCGAGGCTCAACCTCATTGACGCGGTGCTCTCCGCGCTGGAGGGCCCGCGCGAGGTCACCATCTGCTTCGACTCGCACCTCTATCGAGGCAACCGGGCGCGCAAGGTGAAGGTGGCCGAGTACGACGCCTTCGACAGCCCCAACTGCCCCGTGCTGGGGACGCTGGGCGTGGACGCCACCTTCGAGCCGGGGCTGCGCGCCAAGGGGCCCTTCCGCCTGTTCGAGAAGCTGGATCCACGCGTCCTCCTCCTGAAGGTGTACCCGGGCCTGGACCCCGCCCTGCCCCTCCAACTGCTCCCCCACGTCCGGGGGCTGATTCTGGAGGCGTACGGGGCGGGCAACTTCCCCATCGACCCGGAGCTGGGGCGCTCGTTCATGCCCCTCTTCACCCAGGCGCGAGAGCGGGGGGTGCCGGTGGTCGTCGTCAGCCAGGCGCACCGCAATGGGGTGGACCTCAGTCTCTACGAATCTGGGGCGGCGGCCCTGGCGCAGGGGGTCATGGGCGGCGCGGACATGACCCCGTCGGCGGCGCTGGTGAAGCTGATGCAGGGGCTGGCCTACCATCCCCGCTCCCCGGAGGCGCTCGCGCGGTTCATCCAGACGCCGGTCGCCGGGGAGCTGACCGTCGGACGGCCGACAGTCGAGCCTCCGGCGCGCGGCAAGCGCGGATCCACGCGGCGGACGAAGGCGGAATGA
- a CDS encoding GGDEF domain-containing protein, translating into MSEEKTSVHSISDLLGNAQRQSAYLIVISAKSAAGIGRMFKLDRSEVVLGRSSEAQFQVEDDGISRKHAKVVALGDGRFQLVDLASTNGTYLNGLKVNAAPLYDGDKIQIGSNTVLKFSIQDELEEQYQRSIYESATRDGLTRVYNKKYFLETVRKEFSYCLRHRVPLSLVLFDVDHFKKINDAYGHPAGDYVLTRIAQRVSDTVRTEDLLARYGGEEFALMLRESAEDQALACAERCRHAVDKADFVFGGTPIKVTISLGVATLLDSDFSQPEDLIAAADKYLYRAKRAGRNRADAKAISGP; encoded by the coding sequence ATGTCCGAGGAGAAAACTTCCGTCCATTCCATTTCGGACCTGCTGGGCAACGCCCAGCGGCAGAGCGCTTATCTGATTGTCATCAGCGCCAAGTCCGCGGCGGGCATCGGACGGATGTTCAAGCTGGACCGGTCCGAGGTCGTGCTGGGCCGCAGCTCCGAAGCGCAGTTCCAGGTGGAGGACGACGGCATCTCCCGCAAGCACGCCAAGGTGGTGGCGCTGGGGGATGGTCGTTTCCAGCTGGTGGACCTGGCCAGCACCAACGGAACCTACCTGAACGGCCTGAAGGTCAACGCCGCGCCGCTGTACGACGGCGACAAGATTCAGATTGGCTCCAACACCGTCCTCAAGTTCTCCATCCAGGACGAGCTGGAGGAGCAGTACCAGCGCAGCATCTACGAGTCCGCCACCCGCGACGGCCTCACCCGCGTCTACAACAAGAAGTACTTCCTGGAGACGGTGCGCAAGGAGTTCAGCTACTGCCTGCGCCACCGGGTGCCCCTGTCGCTGGTGCTGTTCGACGTGGACCACTTCAAGAAGATCAACGACGCGTATGGACACCCGGCGGGCGACTACGTGCTGACGCGCATTGCCCAGCGCGTGAGCGACACGGTGCGCACCGAGGACCTGCTCGCCCGCTACGGAGGTGAGGAGTTCGCGCTGATGCTGCGCGAGTCCGCCGAGGACCAGGCCCTGGCCTGTGCCGAGCGCTGCCGCCACGCGGTGGACAAGGCCGACTTCGTCTTCGGGGGCACGCCCATCAAGGTGACCATCAGCCTGGGCGTGGCCACGCTCCTGGACTCGGACTTCTCCCAGCCCGAGGACCTCATCGCCGCGGCGGACAAGTACCTCTACCGGGCCAAGCGCGCGGGCCGGAACCGCGCGGACGCCAAGGCCATCAGCGGCCCCTGA